The DNA segment atttttgttattattataatgtaattTGTGGTAGTCAGCTTACCGTGTTCAAGCGGATGAAATGATTAGGCAAAGAAACAAGCCTAAAACCTTTGTGTAGTTTCACACGTTTGAattgaaataatatttttattgatttgtttaatatttattgattttttttaattgttcacAAAGAAATTTTTAAGCATTGGCCCTCTATCTGCTAAAACTGTTTATATTATGTATAGCCCTTATGTACTGCTTGAAATCCCTGAGACCACAGAGCCCCTTATACTTAACATTTTTACATACacattttttaatcagtttgaCTTTATGaccttttctatttttatggGAAATATAAGTAAAAGTTTGTGTGGACATGTGAAGGACCAGAAACCGATCAAGACCTTGATGCTTAGGTACACATATCTAGGAcctttacaacaacaacaaaaggaaCAGTGACAAACTGTTTATCCCGATGTGAAGAGTAATGTGGAAGATACAATCAAAATGCTGACAGGTATGCCAGATATGCTGccaaacatggaaaaaaaaaaaagaatgatatAGTTGTAACTCTTTTGCAAGCCTGCCTTGGCCTGCTAATTATGGCAGGAGTATACTAGTTTAAAAGTGAAGCAAATCTTTTAAGAAGCTACAATGTGTGATAAAACCTTCCATTTCCTTGAATCCTCAGGACTGATGTGTTCAGCAATGTGTTCCATACGTAACTGTTGAAAAATATCTTGTTGCTTTTAAGTCATGATAGCCCTTTCAAATCCTACAGAAATTATACACAATTAAGCTACATAAAATTAAGCAGTCATATTTttatacaggaaaaaaaaatccaactaGAAATCAtcctgagggggaaaaaaaatctagacTGTGAGACTTATCCTTAATTTGACTGCTGGattgtgaaaagaaaaacaagccaGAGTTTCCCAAAGAGCTCTGTGAAATGGAGGCCAGGAATGTGACTTTACCTGTCTTGTTCTGACCCCATGCACCTGTGTTTAAATGCCCCATGAAAATGTGTTCTCTTAAATAGCTTTATGCATAAAGATGCAAATGTGATTAGAACTGTATATTAAAAGTCACTGCTGtccaaatgtgtttttttttcaagcatCATCAAGCCATTAATTTGAAATCCACAGTGATCAGAATGATGGCAAAATGGACTGGAGGAGAATTTCTTTGGAGCAGCTTGGTCAGGCTCATGAGAAGTATTACATAGAGGGGTGAGTGAGACTTCCCAGATCACAGTTAGATATGACCATTGGCAGGGAGACCCAGAGTCCAGTAAAACATTTGACTATTTTTTCCCTTCACATACAGCCTGTATGCTGTAAAACATATTCCATAATTTGCCCTAACAATAAATCTTTAAGGTAATTTATAAATTGCCTTTTCTAAAAGTTGCTATTGAGATTCAATGAACACATTTTCACGGTTAGGGAACTACTTTGGAATACGAAAGTAAGAAAACATTCCCTACACCAGCATTAACTGTTGAGAGGTGGACTGTTTTGAGTTAGAAGAACTTTAGTAGCATGTAGACAAGTTGGCATTAAAAGAATTTATTCAATTCAGTcacatttattacaaaaaatgtTGCAGAACAGAGATTGGAAACAAGGACATGATACTTTACATGAAATAAACAGTCCAAACATGAGATTATGAAATGATCTGGTATTATTGCTCATATATGTAGTTTCCAGAGAAAGCTGAAGCACTGAGATTTTTCCACTTTTCCAGGAATATGAAATTGATGGTCCCTAAATCTTTGACAATCCCAAAAGTCAAATCTTTTATAGTTACAGTAAATGTGCCAAAAAACATCAGTTTACCACTGTAACATTCACACTTTCCTTTATATGTAAGTGCAAAATTGTAGGCAATGTAGCACCTTGCCCCTTTAATATTAGCATTTTCGCAAAGGACCTGGAGAGAATTAAAGCACCAAAGCACTTGTTCCACTGCCTCACATATGGAATGTCTAAGAAACTGGAATGTCTTATATTAGAAGCACTTCATGAAGATATTCTCCTTGATTACGATGAGCACTCATCTAGTGCGTTAACTCGAGTTGCTGTAACTGTTTACTTTTTCCAAATACTGACAAAACCCAAtgggggggggaaaaaaaaaaaaaaaaaactatctgCATGAAGTGTTTCCAAATTGCACAGAATTCCTCAAAACAGGGCAATGTGCAGTTTTTAAGCATCACTGGTGAAGCGTCTATTTTGGGAAGACTGTGACGACATCATAACCCTCGGGAGGGGTCACTCTCTCACGTGCGTGCTTCTCACAGTAAATCTTGTCCTCGACGAAAAAATGTCCTTTCTGTTTCAGGTTTGTTCCACAGTCAGTGCAGACGTAGCACTCAGGGTGCCGGAACTTATCTCGCAGTTTGACAAACATTCCcctatgtttaaaaaaaatgggtattgcattaaaatataaagaacaaaaataaatagtcCAATTGAAATTTTAAACAAAGTTTTTAACGTAAATCaaactaaatattaaatagatAGGAGAAGATAATGTATATTACACACAAGCCCATGATGCGAGTTCCACAACCTTCCACTAGGTGGCAACACCACCgcatgaaagttttttttttaatattaagagtgctttcacactggcagtttagtTTTAAACACGTGGTTTGCATGAACAATTTATAATGTGAAAGCGGTCGTGTGAATAAGGAAGTACACTGCGGTAACAAACCCGAGACTACCTGAAGGAGGTGGTCTGATTTCAGCTGCACTGGAAAAAGTAACCTTGCACATGTGTTTTAGCTGATCACAATATCATTCGTTTCCACAGCATACATGTACCATGAGTGGCAGGGGAATGTTGTGGGACAGAGAAGATGTGTGGTGCCTCACTGCACATAATAGCACCAAAAGTCAAATGTGTTCTACACATGAGATTGTGATGATGCAAGATCAGTGCAAATGTACTTGACATCGATAGAATCTGAAACCAGACCAACACTGCATGAGTGCCGGGAACAATCACATCCTGATTCAGATCTCAGCAAATGTCCCCAGTATGAAATCCACCAAAGGAGCCTTCTTATTTCAGATTACATCATTTTTTGTCTCCCCTCAAACACAATCTTAATATCATAAAAGTTAACTTACACAATCCCTGAGCCACATTTGTCACAGATGGAGAGTTTCTCAGTACTGCCCACGGAAGAAGCAATTTTTGTAGTGGGAGGTTTCACACTTCTAAATCCAGAAGGTTTGTCAGAATCACCTGTGCAAAGattcagaaaagaaaagctacAGCTCCAAAGGTTTGCTATCCCAAAAAGGTGCCTGAGATCTACAGTATAGGTGTACAAGAAATGATGAGAAAAAGTGCAGTACCAGTCTCAAGGATCTCCTGCAGGACTTTGAATGATGCAGACTGACGTGGAGGCTCATTTGACTCTTGGTTCTCGTTCAGCATTTTATACACCTCGGAGTCAACAGCAATTGATGGTTTCTGCTGGACTGGCTTGGCGAGATCTGGACTGAAACCGAGCAAAAAAATAGGTAAACTATGTAATTGGCAGTGTAACAAAGAAAGATTTATATAGTAAAAATTATATGAATTTCAAGTTTCCACTAAACTAATTGCTTTTGTGGTGGACAATGTGATTACTGAGACTTGACACTAAGCAATTCTTACTTATTACTTGATTCGTTGGACGTCACAGTGGGCTTGGCACCACCAACAGCACTGTTAAAGTTCTTGATGTTATCAGAAGAGTACAAGCCTGCTGGACTATTATAGTGGCTTGTAACCACCTTGGAGCCTGGAGAACTGAACGGGAGAGCACTCCTGTTGTGAGCAGAACCAATGTGCTTCACTTCCTATAGAAAATGAAGGAAGTGGTCAGAGTGTCTCAAGAGAAAGTGCAACCAAAGTGATTAACATGGTTTAGAAACCACCtatcaaaaaaagaaaggttCCGCTACAGCTACCAATCCATCCAAAAgcatataaaattaaataattttaaaatgaacagaaaattgTGCCACAATTTTAAGAGTTACCTGCATCCAAACTTAAAGATGTTAAAATGGTTGTGTGTCCTGTAATAAGTCAATGATCCATaatgtgtaacacacactatttaCCAATTTTTGGTAACAAATGATTAAGGTACATCTGTGAATCTAAAACACTAATAGTGTCTCTCGATTGGCTCCTAGTTCAATACTCCAGGCACTGATCAGGGAGTCgaacattttaaaaagatgTCTCAATTGCAAAATCCTTCGAGTGAACTGGAATGTTCACTCcctgaaaaaaaatcccacaacaCAATCCAAAAACCAGGGAGCTTCAACGCGCACTATGTTCTGTTACTGGAAATGTCATACTTTCTGATGCCTCTCAGCTCGAAAGCACGGCGGACAGACTCTCAGCCAACTTCATCATTAAATGTTGAGTAGCTTGTTCTCGTTGTTGTAGCTCTCAAATGATTGCTTAATATGATTTTTCTTCCCTTTATTTGACATTTCCAGCATAGTTTAACTATTACACTAGCTTGAAATGCTGCAAGGATATGTAGCACAACAATCGCTGCATGTTCATTAATGTACTTTACATGAAATAAtgtcagaaaaataatcagtacTGTCTGTTACTGATAAGTGTCAGTGGTGATGTTTCACAATTTGTGTATGTAGTCATGTAGACAGAAATTGAGTCAGTGTCCCAATGCGCAATGAGCCAGTGCCTGAACTTGTGAACATGATGTGCTGATTCAGGACCTAGAAAGCTGACTGAGACGCACCCTTAATGTCTCTAATATGTATCTAAATTAAATGTCTTCATTCAAAATCTTCAAAACCACAAACtctactaaataaaaataagagaatATGCATATAATAACGTGGTGTCTATCAACGGCTTAACTGATCTAAAGATTCAGTTGATATCTCTGCCTTAATGTAAGTCTAATAACACACCAAATATGAATAAAGCATTACGGAAATGCTAGAAGCAAATGCATCCTTTAAGCACATCAAATGTAGAACACTGTATAAAGTTCTGAACTTTTAAAACATTCCCAGTACAACTCTCCCACAAATGCATACTTCCGGCATTTGCTCACTCTTTGACCTTTAATTTTAGGTTTGCCTGCAGGAACTGGCAGAAACGCTGCATTACGTCTTGGTCTGGCTCATAAACCTTTGTCTCCATGGATATGGTTTGTTAGCATGTAAATAATGACTTCATTTTGTTCCCtgcctttgtttgttttttttttcttgctatgTAAAAAGGCTCTGTACTTTATGACTATCTCATTCTCTTCACAGGTCATTGTAAAAGGCCTGGCCAGGTCAAAGTTCTTTCCCGTGCTTTGGAATATTAACTACTGCAAGCAAGAATAATACGTACCTGCGATTCTGTTGCCAGATTCATCTTATATGGATGTGTCTTCCCATCTTCAGAGACGAGGGGAGACCACATTCTAGATTCTGAtctaaggaaagaaaaaaaaagcacagcctCAATGGGGGAAAAACTCTTTGATAATACAGTAGACACAGAATGGCCCGATACTAGAGCAGGAAACCTCTAGTTACCTTAAACATGCATAATGACTCTTCATTAAGCATTTAATTTCaatattgtttacattttgaaaAGATCACTAACATTGTACGTATGAATAAACCCTAGCCActgggagaaaaagaaagaaaaagaaaaagaaaaagaatgcaGTCCACTAACCATCCAACAACACATCATATAGACTCACTCAATGATCTCTCTTTGGCTATTAGAGATTTATTGTGATGTGTACCTGTCTATGGAGAGCACCATTTCTTCCATACAACCCTTGATCTTATTCTGGGCTTCCAGGTGAGTCATTCCCTCCGTCGCCTCTCCATCAATAGCAAGAATAATGTCACCAATACAGAGGTTGGCCTG comes from the Hemibagrus wyckioides isolate EC202008001 linkage group LG03, SWU_Hwy_1.0, whole genome shotgun sequence genome and includes:
- the pdlim1 gene encoding PDZ and LIM domain protein 1, producing the protein MPLRIDLQGPGPWGFRLVGGKDFEQPLTISRVTPGSKAAQANLCIGDIILAIDGEATEGMTHLEAQNKIKGCMEEMVLSIDRSESRMWSPLVSEDGKTHPYKMNLATESQEVKHIGSAHNRSALPFSSPGSKVVTSHYNSPAGLYSSDNIKNFNSAVGGAKPTVTSNESSNNPDLAKPVQQKPSIAVDSEVYKMLNENQESNEPPRQSASFKVLQEILETGDSDKPSGFRSVKPPTTKIASSVGSTEKLSICDKCGSGIVGMFVKLRDKFRHPECYVCTDCGTNLKQKGHFFVEDKIYCEKHARERVTPPEGYDVVTVFPK